From bacterium, one genomic window encodes:
- a CDS encoding ATP-binding protein, giving the protein MKEERETNLSWTYAIASIFLLIIVVGFHSLWQMQKGKQVLYKALHEQGEALVESLQASGKNAIISNKLAQEILINRLLDNARLIDMLIQVNGCSSILLNEVVTRNNLFRVQVVDQCGRVMLDSLAPPFPSILNWLPDYRHRAIFLRVIDPILRGEKRFILEGVHQDHPIMENLFWVAIARENNQGAIIVHVDAHYMEQFRKEIGLGKLISDIAEQDGISYISFQDQQSCMVAPRHVRLPVLQISQRPTGIQTGFRRLQSGAEAYEIVRPFIFQGKVAGIFRVGLSLDKFTKNIQQSQKNSLWFGLLIIALGSGGLITIFYHQCVQYRRHKILAESLQRTERLTSIGKLAAGVAHEIRNPLNAISMAIQRLQHEYLPANEENRQEFINFTEIIRNEVTRVDKIIGNFLNFAREPKLELQEVNIPHLVDDLVFIFAAEAEKNRVKIQTEYQQGPCLQCRCDPNQIKQALINIIRNAVQAMPGGGLITVRVSQVQDRILICVADTGTGIADTARIFEIYYTSKEGGVGLGLPISQKIVEEHGGKIEVESAVGEGSEFRIWLPVKPMMPVVEMKQI; this is encoded by the coding sequence ATGAAAGAAGAAAGAGAGACGAATCTTTCGTGGACCTACGCAATTGCGAGCATTTTTTTGCTGATCATTGTTGTCGGTTTCCACAGCCTCTGGCAAATGCAAAAGGGGAAACAGGTTCTCTATAAGGCTTTGCACGAGCAGGGAGAGGCCCTGGTGGAAAGCCTTCAGGCCAGCGGAAAGAACGCCATTATTTCCAATAAACTGGCCCAGGAGATACTGATTAACCGCCTTCTGGACAATGCGCGGTTGATCGATATGCTGATTCAGGTGAATGGCTGCAGCAGCATTCTCCTGAATGAGGTGGTAACCAGGAATAATCTGTTTCGCGTCCAGGTGGTCGATCAGTGCGGCAGGGTGATGCTTGATTCCCTGGCTCCGCCTTTCCCCTCGATCCTGAACTGGCTGCCTGATTACCGGCACCGGGCGATTTTTCTCAGGGTGATCGATCCCATTCTGCGCGGTGAGAAGAGATTCATCCTGGAGGGGGTTCATCAGGATCATCCAATCATGGAGAATCTCTTCTGGGTAGCAATAGCCAGGGAAAACAACCAGGGAGCCATCATTGTCCATGTGGATGCCCACTATATGGAGCAGTTTCGCAAGGAGATCGGACTTGGAAAACTAATCAGTGATATTGCCGAACAGGACGGAATCAGCTATATTTCCTTCCAGGACCAGCAAAGCTGCATGGTTGCTCCGCGGCATGTCCGCCTGCCGGTACTGCAAATCTCGCAGCGTCCCACCGGCATTCAGACCGGCTTTCGCCGCCTTCAGTCAGGGGCGGAAGCTTATGAGATTGTCAGGCCATTCATTTTTCAGGGGAAGGTGGCGGGGATATTCCGGGTTGGCCTCTCTCTGGATAAATTTACCAAAAATATTCAGCAATCCCAGAAAAATTCACTCTGGTTTGGCCTGCTGATCATTGCCCTGGGCAGCGGTGGTCTGATAACCATCTTTTACCATCAATGCGTCCAGTACAGGCGGCACAAAATCCTGGCCGAGAGTTTGCAGCGAACCGAACGCCTGACCTCTATCGGCAAGCTGGCGGCAGGCGTAGCCCATGAGATCAGAAATCCGTTGAATGCCATCAGTATGGCCATTCAGCGGCTTCAGCACGAGTATCTGCCCGCAAACGAGGAAAACAGGCAGGAATTCATTAACTTCACCGAGATCATCAGAAACGAGGTCACGCGGGTCGATAAGATCATCGGTAATTTTCTCAATTTTGCCAGGGAACCGAAGCTTGAGTTGCAGGAGGTTAATATCCCGCACCTGGTCGACGATCTTGTCTTCATTTTCGCTGCTGAAGCGGAAAAGAACCGGGTGAAAATCCAGACCGAATACCAGCAGGGGCCGTGCCTGCAGTGCCGTTGTGATCCAAACCAGATCAAGCAGGCTTTGATCAATATCATCCGCAATGCCGTCCAGGCCATGCCCGGAGGAGGGCTGATCACGGTCAGGGTCAGTCAGGTGCAGGACCGGATTCTGATCTGCGTGGCTGATACCGGAACAGGTATCGCCGACACGGCCAGGATTTTCGAGATATACTATACCAGTAAAGAAGGTGGGGTAGGACTGGGCCTGCCCATTTCACAAAAGATTGTCGAGGAGCATGGCGGAAAAATCGAAGTGGAGTCCGCGGTAGGAGAGGGCTCGGAGTTTCGGATCTGGCTGCCTGTCAAGCCAATGATGCCGGTTGTGGAGATGAAGCAGATATGA